AGACTCAGGAGAAAGACCAGGCCCAGGCCCATGGTTGTTGATCGCGTTCCGACGCGCCTGTTTACCGCTTTGTCCCCCATGGCTCCCGCTAACATACTTCTTCTTTGGACCGATCTCAGGCGTCCGGTTGGCCTCGCACCAACGGTCGAACCTCCATGATGGGAGTCCAACCGCTTTCCTTTTCCCGACAGGCAACGCCGAACAACGTTTCCCGCCTGCCATCAACGTCTAATTGCTCGCGGAACTCCCGGCAATAGCGATCCTTCTTATCCTTGTAAGTACGGACCGGCGAGATGGTGCCCCGGTTGCCGGAGTCCGGATTATACCATTCCCCGGATTGCCCACTGACCATGGTTTCAAGAATTTGCAATCGGGCCTGCTCTCGAAGCCTGGCGTCCTGGTGTTCCAAGGCGGCCAAGCGGGCAGCCATGCTCTCGTCTCGCAGATCGGCGGCATACCATCCAGAGCCAAGGCCGACAAACAACAGCAAAGCCATGGCGGCCACCGCGGAAGGTATCCGCCAGTTGTCGTTGGCGGAACGCAGGGCTGGAGGGGTCCCGGTGGGCATGATGGGCGCGGCATGAGGTTGCTCGAGAGCCACGAGCAGACGATCAGGAACGGCTTCGTGCAGAGGGTCGTTCATTGCCGCTTGCAACATGGAGGCCGATTCGCGTAGCGCCCTTACCATTTGCCGGGCTTCCGGATCGGTGGCCAGGGCGGCTTCCACTTCACGGATCGTGTTGGAATCCAGTTCGCCATCCACATAGGCGACAAGAAGTGAATCATCCAATTTCATGAAAAAGTACCCTTCTCCATTGTGGCCGTTGGCCTGGCGGGGGAGAGCAGATCCCGGGCCAACGCCGTCCGGGCGCGGGCCAGGCGGCTCATCACCGTGCCCATGGGGATGCCCAGGGTATCGGAGGCCTCGCGGTAGGATTGCCCTTCTACCGTGGTCAGCAGCAGAACCGCCCGTTGATCCTCCGGCAGGGTCATGATCCGCTCGCGCACCTGGTTGAGGGTCATATGCACCTCCGTGGCGTCCCAGGCGCTGACTTGGCCGGTCAGTGCCGGAGCTGCTTTTTCGCGATGGATTTGACGAACTTTTTCCTTGCGAATGCCATCAATGTGTATGGTTTGAATCATGCGATACATCCAACTGTCCAAGCGTGTTCCCTGGCGCCATTGATCGGCCTTGACGATCGCCCGTTCGCAGGCAGCCTGCACCAGGTCGTCCGCCGCATCCGGCGTTCCCGCGAGGCCCCGGGCAAAGCGGCGCAGGCGGGGCAGCAAAGCCACCATTTCCCGTCGCATGCCCGAGTCCAACTGTCCCCTCCCTGGTCTATCCTTCATGAGCACAACGTCTCACGAGCGGGACTATTCCATCAAGGATCGGTTTTTTTATTTGGTCGGGAATAGTTGCGCCGGGAGGGTCGTTGTCTGCGGGTAAGGATCGGTTCACGACGAGAGCAAGGGGCCATGCAGCCAAACCACCCAGATAG
The sequence above is drawn from the Magnetospira sp. QH-2 genome and encodes:
- a CDS encoding RT0821/Lpp0805 family surface protein produces the protein MKLDDSLLVAYVDGELDSNTIREVEAALATDPEARQMVRALRESASMLQAAMNDPLHEAVPDRLLVALEQPHAAPIMPTGTPPALRSANDNWRIPSAVAAMALLLFVGLGSGWYAADLRDESMAARLAALEHQDARLREQARLQILETMVSGQSGEWYNPDSGNRGTISPVRTYKDKKDRYCREFREQLDVDGRRETLFGVACREKESGWTPIMEVRPLVRGQPDA
- a CDS encoding sigma-70 family RNA polymerase sigma factor, with amino-acid sequence MRREMVALLPRLRRFARGLAGTPDAADDLVQAACERAIVKADQWRQGTRLDSWMYRMIQTIHIDGIRKEKVRQIHREKAAPALTGQVSAWDATEVHMTLNQVRERIMTLPEDQRAVLLLTTVEGQSYREASDTLGIPMGTVMSRLARARTALARDLLSPARPTATMEKGTFS